The stretch of DNA GGAAGCGAAGGGGTCGGCGTGACCGATCCGGAAGTTGGTAAGACCGTTCAAAGTCAGGTCGAGAATTTCGTAACCGTGGCGCAGAAATCGCCCCGAGCCGCGAAGGGGAACCTGGACCTGATGCTCGAGTCGCTGGACGGCGCTGCCGATCGCGGCGAGGGGTTCGCCAAGGTGCGGGACGAAGCCAAGAAGCTGCAGTCGATGTACCAAGCGAAGGCGAAAGACGCCAAGTTGAAAGCGCAAATGCAGACGCTGAAAACGACCGCTGACGCGCTGGTTCCGGGCTCGAACTAACGATCTCCACCGAGGTTGGCCCCCAATCGACTCGTTATCGGGGCCGGCCGCTGGAGCGCGGCTTAGCTGCCTGTTGAAAAATGCCCTCGTGGCATTTTCCAACCTCGCCAGGCTCAGAGCATAGCTCTTCGCGGCTCGCAAAATAACGACTTACGTCGCTATTTTGGGATCGCATCCCTGCGATCCAGCAGCCCGTTGAGAAAATCAACGGACTGTTAGTCTTCTAGCAGCACCGTATCGTGATCTTCATACGGCGGTGCGCAGCAGCAGAGCAAACGAAGTTCGACCGCCCCAGTGTTGGTGATCTGGTGCGTGGCGCCCGGCGGAATCGCAATCGCATCGCCAACCGTCACGCTTTGCACCTCGCCGTCGATTTTCATCTCGGCGGTTCCCTGCGTGATGTAATAGATCTCTTCCGTCTTCTTGTGATAGTGGGCGATCGTCTGGCGACCGATCGGAATGCGGGCCTCGGCCAAACTCTGTTGACGAATCGCCGAATTGCGATGCGATAACAGCTCCCGAATCTCGGAGCTGTCTTTGGTCGTAAACGCGGGGACTTCGTCTAGATTGAATATGTCCATCAGGTACCTGCTGCATTCCACAAGACGGTGAAGTCGGCGAAGTAGCCGTAAATCGCCAACACGACCAGGACCAAAACGATCCCGACCGGCCACGCGAGCGGCCAACTGGTCATGTCGACCGCACCGCTGTCCTGCTGTTCATACGGCGTAGCCAACGGCGCGATCCGTCCAATGACTATCATCATCCCGATCAGCGACGCGAAGACTACCCCCAGGAAGTGAAATTCGCGAAATGGTCCGGCCAATAGGCTGGAGAAGTTCAGCACCGAGTGTTCGATCGTTAGTGGGTAGATGAACTGCAGCGACTTGGGAAGCGGGACTCCGTTTTGCAACGCTCGTTCCGCCAGGTGCTCTAGAATGCCGGGGCCGAAGTAGCCAAATGCGATCGTGAGAAAGCCAACAATCAAGGCGAAGTTCGCGGCGAATGCCGGCACGCGCTTCGTCAGAAGACCGATCAACAGCACAGCGAAAATCGGAATGAAATAGAGCCCGTTCATCTTTTGCAGATAGCCGAAGATGCTGTCCTGCCCGGCCAACAGCGGCGCGACGGTCATCGACGTCAGCGCGATGATCGTACCAAACCATTTACCAGAGCTGATCACTTCCTGCTCGGACGCGGTCGGACGGATCAAATGTTGATAAACCCCTAGGCTAAACAGCGTCGCCGTGCTATTGAGGGCGGAGTTAAACGAACTGAGAATTGCGCCCATAATCGCCGCGGCGAAGAATCCTGCGAATTGCGGAGGGAGCACCTTTTGGACCAGCTTGCCGTAGGCCTGATCTTTATCGCCCATCGGCAACGTTTCGTGGAACATGTGATAGGCGATGATGCCCGGCAGCACGAGAATCAGCGGCGCCAGGATCTTAAGAAAACCTGCGAGCAACACCCCCTTCTGCCCTTCCTTCAGACTCGACGCGCCGAAGGTCCGCTGAATAATTTGCTGGTTGGTCGTCCAGTAAAACAGGTTGAGCAGCAGCACGCCTGTAAAGAGTGTGGAGAATGGTACGGAACTGTTGGGCCCGCCAATCGAGTTGAACTTTTGCGGCTCCGCTTCCTTCAAGGTTTCCAGGGCCGCCAGCGGATTGTCGTTGATCGCGGTCAAGCCGTACCAGACGATTAGCGCCCCGCCGACGAGCAAGCCGCAACCGTTGAGCGTGTCCGAAACGGCGACCGTTCGCAGACCGCCAAAGATCGCGTAGATCGAACCGATGACGCCGATCAGCCAGACGACTGCCCACAACAGAAAGGTATCGGTGTTGATCCCCATCACCGTGGCCACGTCGCCCAGCCCCAGCATATTGCGAAGATCAAGAATCCCGATCATCCCGGTCGCGCCGGTATACAGAATGATCGGCAGCAAAATGCCGGCGTAAGCGATGATAAAGATGAATGAAGTGATCGAGCGGGTTCGCTCGTCAAATCGCTTTTCTAAAAACTCCGGAATCGTCGCAATGCCGCTCTTCAAATAGCGGGGCAAGAAGAAGAGGGCCATGATTACCAGCGACATACCGGCGACCACTTCCCAGGCCATCACACAGATACCGTCTTGGTAAGCGGCGCCATTGAGCCCAACCAATTGCTCAGTCGACAGATTGGTCAGCATCAAAGAGCCGGCGATATAGCC from Blastopirellula retiformator encodes:
- a CDS encoding solute:sodium symporter family transporter, with the protein product METLITTFSFVFFTGLVGIITVLLTRGDQHSTSAGYFLAGRTLTGGYIAGSLMLTNLSTEQLVGLNGAAYQDGICVMAWEVVAGMSLVIMALFFLPRYLKSGIATIPEFLEKRFDERTRSITSFIFIIAYAGILLPIILYTGATGMIGILDLRNMLGLGDVATVMGINTDTFLLWAVVWLIGVIGSIYAIFGGLRTVAVSDTLNGCGLLVGGALIVWYGLTAINDNPLAALETLKEAEPQKFNSIGGPNSSVPFSTLFTGVLLLNLFYWTTNQQIIQRTFGASSLKEGQKGVLLAGFLKILAPLILVLPGIIAYHMFHETLPMGDKDQAYGKLVQKVLPPQFAGFFAAAIMGAILSSFNSALNSTATLFSLGVYQHLIRPTASEQEVISSGKWFGTIIALTSMTVAPLLAGQDSIFGYLQKMNGLYFIPIFAVLLIGLLTKRVPAFAANFALIVGFLTIAFGYFGPGILEHLAERALQNGVPLPKSLQFIYPLTIEHSVLNFSSLLAGPFREFHFLGVVFASLIGMMIVIGRIAPLATPYEQQDSGAVDMTSWPLAWPVGIVLVLVVLAIYGYFADFTVLWNAAGT
- a CDS encoding cupin domain-containing protein, whose translation is MDIFNLDEVPAFTTKDSSEIRELLSHRNSAIRQQSLAEARIPIGRQTIAHYHKKTEEIYYITQGTAEMKIDGEVQSVTVGDAIAIPPGATHQITNTGAVELRLLCCCAPPYEDHDTVLLED